Part of the Engraulis encrasicolus isolate BLACKSEA-1 chromosome 1, IST_EnEncr_1.0, whole genome shotgun sequence genome, GGAGCTCAATTCGGTGAAGTGGGACTGTCACTGACCCCATTTCAAACCCACGAACTAGAACACTAGTCCCAGTTTTAGTGTCTCCCGACAACGGCAAAACCCCACCCAAGAGAAACGATAACGCAGCCCCAGTATCGCGCAGGACACGCACTGGCACTCGGTCCTTACTACCAGGCAGCGAAACAAGACCGTCACTCATAAAGGGTTCATACCCAGATTTAAGTTCAGTTTCGAGCGAGAgcgcagaggagggaggagacgttTTAATTAATCCCACACCCAAAGGCTTGGTGTTAGatttagaatgtttttttttcttaacaccGGACAATCAGCAACCAAGTGGTCAGGCCTCTTACAGTAATGACAGGTAGGCTGGTCACTAGACACAGGCTTAGACTGAACAAAACGGGCATTGTCCCTTACGGCCACACGGTGTGTCAACGCGTAATCGTCAGCTAATATCGCAGCTTGGTGCAGAGTCTTAACTTCGCGTTCGTGAAGGAAAGTGGTCACAGCAGGAGGAagacagtttttaaattcttcaACAAGCATCAGCTCGCGAAGCTGTGCGTGGGTCTTTGACTCACTGGCTGTGCACCATCTATCAAATAGTAACTCATTTTTCGCGTTGCGAATTCAACATATGTTTGTTGGTCTGACTTTTTGGAACGTCTGAACTTCAGTCTGTACGCCTCCGGGACGAGTTGATAACCGTTCAAGATAGCCCTTTTTAACCGCATTATAATCAGCACTGTGATCAAGTGAAACAAAGATCTGCTGCGCGTGTCCTGTCAAAACTGATTGGATTAACAGCGGCCAAACCTCCCTTGGGCCAACGAAGGTGCGCGCAATTTTTTTCGAAGTGGGGAAAGAAATTATCCACATCCTTCTCCTACAACAAACGGTGGCACAAGCTTAATGTGCTTAGTCACATCAAATGAAGCTGATGCAGATCAATGCCACCGCTTGTAGCCTCGCGTTCTAGTGTATTTAAGCGAGCCTGCTGTTCCGAAATCTTTAGTTTAAGCTCCTCGCGTTGAAGGTCTAACTCTTTTTCCTTAATTGTGAGCTCTTTCAATTTAATGGCTTCAGCCAAATCTGCAGAAGGTAAAACGCCCTTCTCAATCAAAACGGGATGCAAAACCGATTTAACAGAGCTCTTAAGACGTTTCTCCGAAGCGCTTAGTTGGATGTCATAAAGCTGAGCGACTTCGATAAGTTGATCCTTTGTGAGACTATGAAAAGCCTCCTCAGTGGGATCCTCAGCAAACGTTTCCGCTGCTGACGTCATGGTAAACTAAAATGTACCCTCACCGGCTGCACAGTGAgacacatacaaaacaaaagtagtcaaaaaaaaaatccccaaacgaCTACAAGCTCTCCCCCTCAAAAATGGTGCTCCACAACTAAACAACTTAACGGTGAGGCTGAAGTTAGACAAAAGGGTACTAGCCCGACAAAAACAGCCAAAGTCTAACAGGTTAACCAACCCCACCGTAGCACTGGAAACATACCCCAGTGCAAATACACAAAAGCAATTGGTAAGGCACAAACCAGCGTGATGTGCGTGACACTGTAACCTCAACACTAACCTGAAACAAAAACTTACCTAATACTATACCTGACCACTAGTCTTCTGGTGGTTCCCCTAAAAGGCGTACTTTAACCGCCAAACTCGAGGGGTGAGTGATGCCACCCCCGAAGCGGGCCTACTAGAGGCTACCACcgaaaataataaattaaaataaaaaagtggtgggCTCTGTGCCCACCCGGCGGCTTACTAGatacagtgccacacacacacacaaccagttggACGAAGTGCAACTTACCGTTTGCATACTACAAGGGTGCCTAAATCTcccaacaaaaaggattttaaattTGGCAAAAGGGTGAAAAATGGACGAGGCCCCAAATGttacaaactgttaaaacatgtaACCATTTGGTGGACAAAAGGAGGTCCAGGCACTCGTTGAGTCTAGGGGTTTGTTTATTATATAATTAAAGATACATGATAAATAACACAAAAGGGAGCCACAGGTGCACCATGgagcccaggggagagagagcaagccaggCTGCCACCCTAGCTTAAATGTGGAGAAGGGGATGGGCTCCATTGGCAGCACCTGTGGAAAAGGAAACAGAAAGAGCAGCAACATAAAGGTAAATGGGGACGGTGTCCCCCTAGTGGTGGGAGGCCGTaacaaagggccacttcaaattcgtccgagggccgttaaagtccccagagggccgtactatggacacaaatcaggatttccacATGCAATTTAGggctatattgaaggtagacacatttaaaacagatcccaccttctctCGGTCCtctaaatataacttaattgtattggaagtgtaatttccaagattcctttacaaaatatgtcatacttcatgtgaagctgcataacattaaaattacatcgggggccggataaaacagcctcaagggccgcaaacggccctcgggacataggttccccacccctgctctaggcccCCGGAACTATACCTCAATTGTGTTGCAAGATACCTCTACAAAAtgtgtaatatttcatgtgaagctgctgaACATCAACATTTTCTCAGGGGGCGGATCAGACGACCTCAAGGGCTGCTTTGGCAGGGCTCCCCCTGTCAACATAAAAAATGACCCACCTCTGGGCCTCCCCTCTCTGTGGGCCCAGGGCGACTGACCCCCTTGGTCCATTTGTAGCGTGATGTATGGCATTTTTACAATCATTACTATGATTTATGATGCAAGTAGTAAGCAGAATCTTTGATACAACTTAAAATGAAATGGATTTTCATTATGCAAGTAGTGAAGGAAAACCCTTCGGTATGACAATGAAGCTCTTAATGCACAGTACAATACACTTTCATTTTGTCAAGGACACCTCTGGTAACTTTAATATCTCCCTGCCATTTTAACCCTTTGAAGGGTATAGATTTTTCCAGCTAGAATTTCACTCGAACAAATGCTGCTGAGCATATCTGACGTCATGATTTGAAATCATTTCCTGTAGTTCTAATCACAAAACGTGATGATAATCCTCAACACGTTATGGCGATGGATAAATGAGAATACATACATGTATGATTTATGTAAACAGTTCAGAGTTTCATTTTAAAACAAATGGCTTTCACAGTTTCTTTGTGACTATACCCAAACAACATTTAATAGAaatttaaaagacaaaaaaaaatatttacctTATTTACATATTAACCTTAACTACTGGGCTGTAATTTCAAAACTTTGGAACCGGGGTCAGGAAACATACACAGACCCCACCTTCGACAGAACATAGACAGACCCCAACTTCTTTAGGTCCCATGAAATATACAATgacataattgtattgcaaatgttatttctaagattcctttacaaatcatgtcatatttcatgtgaagctgcctaACAAAAGCTgccggataaaactgcctcaagggccagacataggttctccacccctgcctTAGAACAACACTGATTCAAACAAGAAAAGAGAACGATATATAACAAATCAAAATATGGTACCATCATTATGGCAATGTTCATCGCCACTACTGATCTTTAGATGCTCCATCCACCTCCCCATTGACGGGGGTGATATTCACACAATATGAAGTCTTGTGATTTTAAACCCTGAGACGATTTAAAACTCTGCCCACATTGTTGATATTTGTGGAACTCAAATGTTGTGCACATTTTTCTGGTGCGTCTGCAGAGCTTGTGGAGAGGCCAATCTCTCCTCACAGACGGAGCACTGGTAGGGCTTTTCTCCCGTGTGAACTCTCAGGTGGGTCCTCAGTTCTTCAACACGTTTGAAAGTCCTCCCAGAAACAGAGCAAAGATGAGGCTTTTCACCCGTGTGTATGACTTGGTGCCGTTTGAAAATAGTGCCGGTGGCGAACCTGAACTCACATGAAGAACACTTAAAGGGCTtctctccagtatgggttcttaTGTGGTACACTAGTTCTGCTTTTAGTCTGAAGCACTTGTTGCATTGCGTACAGGAAAATGACTTCTCTCCTGTTTGAGTCAACTCGTGTTTTTTAAGATGGACTTTCGTTTTCAATCTCAGCCCACACACCAGACACAAGAAAAGTTTGTGATCTGAATGACttaattcagtgtttcccaaccaggggtacgtgtaccactaggggtacgcgagcacacctcagggggtacgcggaaaaatgtaataatagcaaatttattgagtgtagtcacattgggatagaggaacagagcatatgtgagggtgagggggtactcatcatatgacaaaatggcttagggggtacgcaggacaaaaaaggttgggaaacactgacttaattCATGGCTGCGTAGACCTGTTTAGTTACAAAAAAAGTCTTGGTGCACTGAGTGCAGGCATAGGGTTTTTCTCCCTTATGTTTTCTGATATGTACTTTTAAGTATGACGAAGTCGTGAAAGACTTGGGGCAAGGCGAGCACTTGTGTGGTCTTTCCTTTGTATGAAATATCTGATGAGACAAAGTATTTtcccacacacataacattccCAATACCAAGGAGGATGTTTTCTTTCAGTTCCTTGTTTAGGTCCTTCTATGTGTACTCTTTTCTGACTGCCGAGATTATGTGGAGTTGGAGGAGTTTCCCCACACACAACACGTTCAGTGGACTTAACTCCTTTCGTAGGCATTTCATCGGTTTCTgatcactgtcatcatcatcatcatcctcatcctcatcctgagCACATTGATCATAATCATCTTTTTTCCTTTCGTAGGCATTCCATCTGTTTCTGGGTTGTAATCattgtcgtcgtcatcatcaccatcatcgctGAGGTCCTCTTCAGTTTGGTTTTGGATTTGTCGTCACATGTAGTCAGTGGATGCGTTTTCACGTGTAGAGTCAGTGGAGGAATGTGGCCTTTCACCTGTGTGCAGTTGTTTATGCCTGATGAGACTTGCCTTTCGGGTAAacgtttttccacatacaacacaTACCCAAGGAGGACATTTTCTTTCAGTCCCCTGTTCAGCTGGTTTGTCCCATTGTAGACAGTCCATGTGTCTCATTTGAATGAGTTCTCCGGTGTTGGGCAAAATTTCTGTGCTGACTGAAAGTTTCACCACAGTGTTTGCAAGcataaggcttttcaccagtgtgcTGTCTTTTGTGATAAATAAGACTTCGCTTATGGCGAACTATTTTCCCACATACATCACATTCCCAAGTTTTGTCTGAATGAGTGTTTTGGTGTTGTCTGAAATTACTGTAATTACTGAAAGTTTTGCCACAATCTTCACAGACAAAAGGCTTCTCATCTGCATGTACTCGTTTGTGATCAATAAGACTTTGCTTACTGCAAAGTATTTTCCCACATAAATCACATTCCCAAGGAGGACCTTTTATTTTGGGCGGACCATGTGTCTCATTTGGATGTGTTTTCTGGTGCTTTCTGAGAGTACAGTAATATCTGAAAGCTTTGTCGCAATGTTTGCAGGCAaaaggcttttcaccagtgtgcCGTCGGTTGTGATTAATAAGACTCTGCTTATTGCAAAGTATTTTACCACACACTTCACATTCCCAAGTAGGACCTTTTCTGTCCGTCCCCTGTTCAGGTGGTTTTCCAGTTTTGGGCAGACCATGCGTCTCATTTGAATGAGTACTCTGGTGCCTGATGAAGGAACTGTAAAATATGAAAACTTTGCCACAGTGTTTGCAGGCATAAGGCTTGTCACCAGCGTGCCTTCGTTGATGAGAGGTAAGCCTTCGCTTATTGCTAAGTATTtccccacacacatcacattccCATGTAGACAGAGTATGTGGCTTGTCTGCATACATTTTCTGGTGTTTCCTGAAAGTACTGTAATCACCAAAAGTTTCCCCACAGTGTTTGCAGGCAaaaggcttttcaccagtgtgcATTCGTTTATGATTAATAAGACTATGCTTATTGCAAAGTATTTTCCCACAAACATCACATTCCCAAGGAGGACCTTCTCTTTCAGTCTCATTTGAATGTGCTCTCTGGTGCTTGATAAAACTACCGTGATATCTGAAAGCTTTGTCGCAATGTTTGCAGGCATAAGGCTTTTCACCACCAATGTGCAGTCGGTTGTCAGCAATTCCTTTCGTAGGCATTTCATCGGTTTCTAGGTCGTTAttaccgtcatcatcatcatcatcatcctgatcACATtgatcatcatcgtcgtcgtcgtcgtcgcccTCTTTGGTTTGCATCTTTTTTCCTTTCGTTGGCATACCATCGGTTTCTGGGTCGTAATCACTGTCGtcgtcattattatcatcatcacacTCATCGCTGAAGTCCTCTTCGGTTTGCATCTTTTTTACTTTTATAGTCGTTCCATTTGTCTCCGGGTGGTAATCTTCCTGGACGACACCTCGTGCATTTTCATGTGCAGAGTCACAGGGTGTATTTTCATGTGGAGAGTTAGTGGAAACGTTTCCAAGTGGAGTGGCAGTGGAGGGCTTTCTTCTGGCGTGCTTTCTTCTTAGGTGTTGAGCTAGCCAGCTAAGATATGAAAATGTCTCTCCACATTCTGTACATGTGTGATGTTTGGCGTTAGTCGTTTTAGCCTTGACCctgttccttcctctcttcttcctcttctgctgCCCCTCTGGCTCCTCGATGCTCTCCTCGGCTGCAGACAACAGTTCTCCGTCCTTTGAGCAGATGTTGAGTCCTTCATCTGAACGGAAAAAGGAAAACTTCTTTAAAGCAAGATTCTACAATGTCTGGAAATGTGCTTATTTCCCCATCTCATCTTCAGTTTAAGAATTGAGTTGAACATTTCTGGTGCTCTTCCAACCATTCTCTGACTCTGGCCGGCAGCCCAACTTGTGCTAACTTCAAGTTAACATACGTCAATGAGACGAATGGATGCAGCTAGCTGTTACCTTTCGATTCAATGATACATGCTAGCTTGGAAATACGAGTTATTTAAACAGACTCAGAGAATGGCTACAGTAATGTAGCCTGGTTCGCACGCAGACCCATGTGCATTTTCCCCAAACTTCATAACAACTATCTGCATGCGAACCAGTTTAACAATAATAAGGAATGTTTCCTAAATGATttatatttttaacttttttgatattttgttgtttttaattaCATGGACTTAAATAACGGTAAACTCTTCAAGTAGGTTAAGCATGACAGCCATGAGTATTATTACACCTGGTATCTTCTTCATTTCCCCCACATATCGCATGTGTGCACTTACTTTCTGGGCTGTTATCCacgtcatcgccatcatcatcttGATAACATTGGTCATCGTCATCTCTGAGGTCCTCTGAGGTTGGCATCTTAAAAACTCCATCAGGCCCCAGCATGTCATGGCAGTCTTCTAGCTTCACTGACAGCATAGACAGTTTCAGTTCCTTTGATGATGTCAGTCTACCATCACTTGGAGACAGTGGAACATCTACTGGGTCATCCTCAAGTTGCCATGGTGATGTCCGTGTACCATCACCAGTAGGCAGTGGAACATCTACCGGGTCGTTCTCAAGTTTCAGTTCCTTTGATGATGTCCGTGTACCATCACCAGGAGACAGTGGAAGATCATCTGCCGGGTCTTCCTCCAGTTCCTGTGCTGATGTCAGCATGACGTCATCAGGAGGGATTGAAACATTTGCTGGGTCGTCCTCCGAGGTACAGGACAGGAAGATGTTTGGTGGGATCTCACATACCTAAAATGGCAACACGCAACTGTATTTGTTAGAAGATTTCTTTtccaaacaaatacaaacacacacaagtcataTAAAGGATTAAAAGGAAACAGTCCTACCTCAGCACCAATGCTAGTttccagaggagagcagaacagagtgtTCTGTGATGCAACATCCTGTGATGTAACATCCTGGTCCTCCTGTGATGTCTCTGGCTCACAAGGACGACAGTCTGGGAGGGTAGTTGTTGTCTGTAAACACGTAAACACACAACGCgtcaacacacaacaaacaattttgtcacctgttcaCTCTTGTGATGGAACgatactgttggaacatagtagagaatgcaatttgccatcattatgtggcaatatctaaagactgtgctccaaaacataatgccttggtagctatggatGCTGTTTAAAATCTGTATACATCATTCAGCATTCGTTTTAACGTGCCATATAAGTAAAAAGACCATACATAAGGCACTACTGCACCCTCTTACCATCATATAGCTGTCTTTTAGACTGACCACTAAAACAAGCTGAAATATTCATCGTCTGTGTAACATGgggggtgcatgactccatgattttcaaaaaggattaaatagtttccattctgtaatcagaacAGTTCCACATGTCTTCTGGGTCCACCTATAATGatcttttccacatgcaacagtTAAATGTCTATATAATGTGCATTAACCAAGCGTTGTGTTTTTGGTcaatttttcaacagctgtcattgttggagtgtcatagtgtgCTTATTGTCAATGGGtatttcatgatctcataactcataaaATTCTTTCATAGAACttaacattacagaaataggacttataagcctgcaattttgataattcaatctttttgtgtaataaatcagtaattagtccctcaacatATTCACTTTAGAGTGACACAGCCTCTGTGTACTggtcttttatttgtgcattcctGTTGGCAGTcagtatacactcgcctccaaaagagttgtcgcctatccatctgtttggaataacagctaataacctgactttcaattaatcacttggcttcagaagtcactcatatgaaagctacaaccctcccgaatgaaaatgtatgcacaaaaatacatttcatgcaacaaagacagattgaccttttattgaacacagacagggcagattttcacaagacaaaagttttgtcacctatggaacataatgtgaaaatgagcagataagtcacttcaaaacacttcaaatacgcagattgggtgtcatacttaatcactgaatcactctcacctctccagaaaatcgactttggccttaggtgtatgtttagggtcattgtaatcatggaaagcaacacaatgaaaatcaatggagttcaatgagagatggtgacatattcgctattcgtagagcaatacatgtttaacttcatgatttaatcaatgacaaaagccctcaaacacctgcggcatgcatgcagctcctcataagagctgtatctgtaccatgtttcactttatgcaccatttctctatgttcatattcttcatctccaacaccatatagttctgatgctatcagttctaaaatggttgatcttgggatcttgatttcagagtatgagtcccattagccttcatttttgtcagaattaggcctgacatactcttggctggcttttttgagacaggacggtgggggagacttctttggtgttaaaggtgaagaatttggaaaaaatacatggtgcctaaagtcaaatatgggagggatacagctcttatgtggagctgcatgcatgctgctggtgtgtgagggcttttatcattgattacatcatgaagttaaaaatgtattgctctacgaatagcaaatatgtcaccatctctcattgaactccattgattttcattgttttgctttccatgattacaatgaccctaaacatacacctaaggccaaagttgattttctggagaggtgtgagtgaaccagtgattaagtatgacacccgatctgcgtatttgaagtgttttgaagtgacttatctgctcattttcacattatgttcgataggcgacaaaacttttgtcttgtcaaaatctgccctgtctgtgttcattaaagggtcaatctttctttggtgcacgaaatttattttgtacatacattttcattcgagagggttgtagctttcatatgagtgacttctgaagccaagtaattaattgaaagtcaggttattagctgttattccaaacagatgggtaggcgacaactcttttggaggcgagtgtagttcCTTTAAAAATGGTCTTCCTTGGGTTATTttgtagaattatccaactattacaacatgttttggccctgtcacaacttttttgagatttgttgcatgggtgaaattttaaatgaacacatatttccctcaaaataatatttttgcctcgatttaacagttgctatgttgaccttgtaccattgtgcatcttatgcatggattgaatgttttgaaaatgccagcattttcattttattcacaaaatactaagtgtccaaacttttttggaatccgcttgtatgtatatattaaatatcgagAGTAATATTGATATCGCAGCATAGACCGCGGAACGTATTTCAACAAGGTGGGGCCGTAAGGTTGGGCGGGGCATTTTAGGACGGGgagttgggggtcctcccccatgaaaatttgcgtttcttagatgcaatttcatgcattttaatgcatttttgcatgaaatctcacgccggacaaggcactgaaaagacgacgGACGGTCcatcctacagaaggacgtctggccaccccagGCCACAATCGCAAGAGGGGATCTGTGTCACCAAAATTTTAGGTCGGACAAGATGCATAGCCGAGGCTATGCGCGGTATAGCCTACATGGACACGCATACATCATCACAGAACGGTGCAGAATAAAATGTTCTGCACCTTGGTGGTCGCTGGAAACGCAACTGAAAAACGGTAGGCTTGCTTGCTACCAGTAGTCTACTTAGGCAACGAGGAACACTGAACACAAAGAAGTGAACTTTCTGTGGTGCTTGGTCAGATGAGTGCATTGGGGataggctatgtttgctgttttatcggagctgggcgctcgcacgagagagagagagagaaagagagagagagagagagagagagagagagcgagagagagagagcggatacaTCACGTTGCCAGGATGATTTAGTATAGgctacagtcatgttatcgtgtatcacaTGTTTTTCTAATATCATGCAGCCCTAGTCAGGTCAATAAAtaattctgaatgcaatttctatTTACTGAATAAATCAGAAATAAATATCATAGTGAGCCATCTCCTGCACCATAACCGTCCGACTCTCACCGCGTTGGTGTGGaaggaccagtgttaatttcgtcaaccgtgactatgactaaaatatttcgtcaaagcccttttctgcttttcgtcattgtgactaagactaagactacattttaaaaagctgactaaattaccactggtgttaaataaaatagagaaaaagagaaccagtgtgtgaaaaaaagtttcattctgcacagtgtgatgttaaaagagaagcagtgcgcggagaaggtttattctgaaTAGTCTATGAtctatgttaaaaagagaagcagtgtgtgaagaagttctattatgtacggtgttgactaaaatgactacaaaattgactaagactaaaattgattttcgtcatttagacaaaggctcagactaaattgggaaggcaatgactaaaatatgactaagactaaaaattgattttcgtcattgtgactacgactaaattttaaaaagccgacaaaattaacactgggaaGGACTATTTTTTCCCATGCCTTCTCTGTTGCTTCAGTTCTGCCAGCGAACAGACAGTTGGGGTGACCTTCGCCTCTGAAGATGCTTGCCCAATTTTTGGCTTGGGGAGGTGAACGCGTGaatggggaactccaactcccattgtcattgtgatacagcacagaagtgaacactgcacactgcctacaacggaattgcatttatgcctcgcccctgcaagggggcagccctcaatggcacccctagggagcaaTGCAGCGAGATGGTGCcatcctcagggtacctcagtcatggaggaggatgggggagaggactggttgattactccccccaccaacctgaagggttaggagtcgaaccagcaacctttaggatacaagtctgacaccctaaccacttacccatgactgcccttaacgATAGAGGCTACCTCTATAGCTGTCGTCATGGCATCCTGGCAAATTACTAAATGACTAATGTTGCCTTCACGgactcgggacctctcgagacagctgacggcactgctcacatgacaaccgagttctggaatttggcgcatgaacgccactgatcccggaacaatcgggaatcatgccaattttgttttggtcctcttttctttttttcacctccacttgagcctccacatccacgacatatcatttcagctgaagtaagctaaattaaacagtcagagaccagcattactgacatatgtgcatctgcaattgaatgacattaactggtgttgttgatagtgattacaagatgatattttagcctttatgatactgtttacatgccagttgcatgcacgggcgccatgttgatgatgcgtgtgtcgtcacacaaaacatgaGCTCAGGAACTCGTTgttatatacttccgcctgagatcaacctcgataattatcgatctgacattgcgtcaccaaatgtccgCGCAccctttcccgaggttttaggtcggctttcttgggattctcgactttttgaacgagccatatgTACATTTCAAACTAGTACCCCTACCTCACGTCCTGTCGTTTcgcttgtggccttgtgttttCCAAAtggcccgcctccatggagaaagcaataatgtcaacatcccaattgcaaacagGAAAATGGCCTTTAAATTGTGCTTTTgacattgaataaaacttctattgCCAATGACGTCTTGCATCGCATCACATCACTTCACAAGGCCAAAGgctaaaggagaggacaggagggactACATTG contains:
- the LOC134445218 gene encoding zinc finger protein 709-like — its product is MARGPLIGYTVIRALRDEVQTLQQQLEQHRRKYRDDVIGQRCQQCQCGRGNDITALTTTTLPDCRPCEPETSQEDQDVTSQDVASQNTLFCSPLETSIGAEVCEIPPNIFLSCTSEDDPANVSIPPDDVMLTSAQELEEDPADDLPLSPGDGTRTSSKELKLENDPVDVPLPTGDGTRTSPWQLEDDPVDVPLSPSDGRLTSSKELKLSMLSVKLEDCHDMLGPDGVFKMPTSEDLRDDDDQCYQDDDGDDVDNSPENEGLNICSKDGELLSAAEESIEEPEGQQKRKKRGRNRVKAKTTNAKHHTCTECGETFSYLSWLAQHLRRKHARRKPSTATPLGNVSTNSPHENTPCDSAHENARGVVQEDYHPETNGTTIKVKKMQTEEDFSDECDDDNNDDDSDYDPETDGMPTKGKKMQTKEGDDDDDDDDQCDQDDDDDDDGNNDLETDEMPTKGIADNRLHIGGEKPYACKHCDKAFRYHGSFIKHQRAHSNETEREGPPWECDVCGKILCNKHSLINHKRMHTGEKPFACKHCGETFGDYSTFRKHQKMYADKPHTLSTWECDVCGEILSNKRRLTSHQRRHAGDKPYACKHCGKVFIFYSSFIRHQSTHSNETHGLPKTGKPPEQGTDRKGPTWECEVCGKILCNKQSLINHNRRHTGEKPFACKHCDKAFRYYCTLRKHQKTHPNETHGPPKIKGPPWECDLCGKILCSKQSLIDHKRVHADEKPFVCEDCGKTFSNYSNFRQHQNTHSDKTWECDVCGKIVRHKRSLIYHKRQHTGEKPYACKHCGETFSQHRNFAQHRRTHSNETHGLSTMGQTS